A portion of the Gasterosteus aculeatus chromosome 12, fGasAcu3.hap1.1, whole genome shotgun sequence genome contains these proteins:
- the LOC120835616 gene encoding transmembrane protein 138: protein MLFNTYVFQIGLVAVLLERFRAALMLSALYLTFSIILHSWLMNLRWLNTNRFIWTEGLQVLFVFQRVASVLYYYLYKRTSEYLGDPRLYEDSPWLRELFARVRQ from the exons ATGCTGTTCAACACCTACGTGTTCCAGATCGGCCTGGTCGCCGTATTGCTGGAGCGGTTTAGAGCCGCGCTAATGCTCTCTGCTCTCTATTTGACCTTCAGCATCATACTCCACTCCTGGCTTATG AATCTACGTTGGCTGAACACTAACAGATTTATTTGGACGGAAGGCCTGCAggtgctctttgtgtttcagagagTTG CCTCTGTGCTGTACTACTACTTGTACAAGAGGACGTCGGAGTACCTGGGTGACCCCCGGCTCTACGAGGATTCGCCGTGGCTGCGGGAGCTGTTCGCTCGGGTCAGacagtga